In Tenrec ecaudatus isolate mTenEca1 chromosome 4, mTenEca1.hap1, whole genome shotgun sequence, a single window of DNA contains:
- the CLNS1A gene encoding methylosome subunit pICln isoform X2 → MLPGAMSFLKSFLPPGPAEGLRQQLPDTEAVLDGKGLGTGTLYIAESRLSWLDGSGLGFSLEYPAISLHAVSRDLNAYPREHLYVMVNAKFGEESKDSVDEEEEEGSDDDVEPIAEFRFVPSDKSALETMFAAMCECQALHPDPEDEDSDDYDGEEYDVEAHAEGQATLERLEGMLSQSVSSQYNMAGVRTEDSIRDFEDGMEIDATPTVAGQFEDADVDH, encoded by the exons ATGCTTCCAGGTGCAATGAGCTTCCTCAAAAGTTTCCTTCCTCCGGGCCCGGCCGAGGGGCTGCGGCAGCAGCTGCCCGACACCGAGGCTGTGCTGGACGGCAAGGGCCTCGGCACTGGCACCCTGTACATCGCGGAGAG CCGCCTGTCTTGGTTGGATGGCTCTGGATTAGGATTCTCATTGGAATACCCTGCTATTAGTTTACATGCTGTGTCCCGAGACCTAAATGCTTATCCGCGAGAACATTTGTATGTTATggtgaatgcaaaatttggag AAGAATCAAAAGACTCTgtggatgaagaagaggaggaaggcagTGACGATGATGTTGAACCTATTGCTGAATTTAGATTCGTGCCGAGTGATAAGTCAGCCT TAGAAACAATGTTCGCTGCAATGTGTGAATGCCAAGCGTTGCATCCAGATCCTGAGGATGAAGATTCAGATGATTATGATGGAGAAGAGTATGATGTAGAAGCACATG CAGAAGGCCAAGCCACGTTGGAGAGATTAGAAGGAATGCTTTCTCAGTCTGTGAGCAGTCAGTATAACATGGCTGGGGTCCGGACCGAGGACTCGATAAGAGATTTCGAAG ATGGGATGGAGATAGATGCTACACCCACAGTTGCTGGGCAATTTGAGGATGCGGATGTTGATCACTGA
- the CLNS1A gene encoding methylosome subunit pICln isoform X1 — protein MLPGAMSFLKSFLPPGPAEGLRQQLPDTEAVLDGKGLGTGTLYIAESRLSWLDGSGLGFSLEYPAISLHAVSRDLNAYPREHLYVMVNAKFGEESKDSVDEEEEEGSDDDVEPIAEFRFVPSDKSALETMFAAMCECQALHPDPEDEDSDDYDGEEYDVEAHEQGQGDIPTFYTYEEGLSHLTAEGQATLERLEGMLSQSVSSQYNMAGVRTEDSIRDFEDGMEIDATPTVAGQFEDADVDH, from the exons ATGCTTCCAGGTGCAATGAGCTTCCTCAAAAGTTTCCTTCCTCCGGGCCCGGCCGAGGGGCTGCGGCAGCAGCTGCCCGACACCGAGGCTGTGCTGGACGGCAAGGGCCTCGGCACTGGCACCCTGTACATCGCGGAGAG CCGCCTGTCTTGGTTGGATGGCTCTGGATTAGGATTCTCATTGGAATACCCTGCTATTAGTTTACATGCTGTGTCCCGAGACCTAAATGCTTATCCGCGAGAACATTTGTATGTTATggtgaatgcaaaatttggag AAGAATCAAAAGACTCTgtggatgaagaagaggaggaaggcagTGACGATGATGTTGAACCTATTGCTGAATTTAGATTCGTGCCGAGTGATAAGTCAGCCT TAGAAACAATGTTCGCTGCAATGTGTGAATGCCAAGCGTTGCATCCAGATCCTGAGGATGAAGATTCAGATGATTATGATGGAGAAGAGTATGATGTAGAAGCACATG aACAAGGGCAGGGGGACATTCCTACATTTTATACCTATGAAGAAGGATTATCCCATTTAACAGCAGAAGGCCAAGCCACGTTGGAGAGATTAGAAGGAATGCTTTCTCAGTCTGTGAGCAGTCAGTATAACATGGCTGGGGTCCGGACCGAGGACTCGATAAGAGATTTCGAAG ATGGGATGGAGATAGATGCTACACCCACAGTTGCTGGGCAATTTGAGGATGCGGATGTTGATCACTGA